Proteins encoded in a region of the Acidobacteriota bacterium genome:
- a CDS encoding FHA domain-containing protein, which yields MREAKLKFDDREFFLGSGLVTIGRTPDNSISFPGDSNVSRYHIEIELRGEEYCLIDLNSSNGTTVNGVPIKGEVYLFDGDEILLGGSAKLTLEFVKEKGAEDSVAGVPASENTETSEAEPSETAETEAAAPAGPEGGSSSKGLFLAAGGFLALSLVIGAGATGYYFLRDTSCNARAVILSPEPGDTIAKPTEIEVEIENSECVSRVAFTVDGFEFASVSGSPYIVEINPADFPDLADGFDHPLGIVLEDEKGVKFTTSPPVLLAFETRAVRREGDEVAGTQTTQPDEPQRPAKTSGPSLVEVHDLTRKMLSQFNGGDKYNISNRQLLQEIQRKTADFAQPGYSAKASQFKDAINVGFVREQNLDAPLGFVLAMSRSRFDPARQGTDEGLWRMSPEFVKAAAYDGTCGGQTIADPKQECAAIAAGLYMKAMVLGAFEGDFLFAVAAFGKSPQEAGEWKATLPAIRTDVWNSIKTPAEREQLVRFLAAGVVAENPQKFGLESERPLSEFYRIAM from the coding sequence ATGCGAGAAGCAAAGCTGAAATTTGACGACCGCGAGTTTTTCCTCGGCTCGGGCCTTGTGACCATCGGCCGGACGCCGGATAACTCTATTTCTTTTCCGGGCGACAGCAACGTCTCACGTTACCACATTGAAATAGAGCTTCGCGGCGAAGAATATTGCCTGATCGACCTCAACAGCAGCAATGGCACCACAGTCAACGGTGTGCCGATCAAAGGCGAGGTCTATCTGTTCGATGGCGACGAGATACTGCTTGGCGGCTCCGCAAAGCTGACTCTTGAGTTCGTTAAGGAAAAGGGAGCCGAAGATTCAGTTGCCGGCGTTCCGGCCTCCGAGAATACAGAAACATCCGAAGCAGAACCGTCCGAAACCGCCGAAACAGAAGCAGCCGCACCGGCCGGCCCGGAAGGTGGTTCAAGTTCAAAGGGCCTCTTTCTCGCCGCAGGCGGTTTTCTGGCTCTTTCGCTCGTGATAGGTGCCGGAGCGACCGGCTACTATTTCTTGCGCGATACGAGTTGCAACGCCCGGGCCGTTATCCTTTCGCCCGAGCCCGGCGATACTATCGCCAAGCCGACCGAGATCGAGGTTGAGATCGAGAATTCCGAGTGCGTTTCTCGCGTCGCCTTTACGGTTGATGGCTTTGAATTCGCCAGCGTGTCTGGGTCGCCTTACATTGTTGAGATCAACCCGGCGGACTTCCCCGACCTCGCCGATGGCTTCGACCACCCGCTCGGGATCGTGCTTGAGGACGAAAAGGGCGTAAAGTTCACGACCAGCCCGCCCGTTCTGCTTGCCTTTGAAACGCGTGCTGTTCGTCGCGAAGGCGATGAAGTTGCCGGAACACAGACCACCCAACCCGACGAGCCGCAGCGGCCGGCGAAAACGTCCGGCCCGAGCCTCGTCGAGGTCCACGATCTTACTCGAAAGATGCTGTCGCAGTTCAATGGCGGCGATAAGTACAACATCTCGAACCGGCAGTTGCTGCAAGAGATACAGCGAAAGACCGCCGATTTCGCACAACCCGGATATTCGGCAAAAGCATCGCAGTTCAAAGATGCCATCAATGTCGGGTTTGTCCGCGAGCAGAACCTTGATGCTCCGTTGGGCTTTGTCCTCGCGATGAGCCGTAGCCGTTTTGACCCGGCCCGCCAAGGCACCGATGAGGGCCTTTGGCGAATGTCGCCCGAATTCGTTAAGGCAGCTGCCTATGACGGAACGTGCGGTGGGCAAACGATCGCCGACCCAAAACAGGAATGTGCGGCGATTGCCGCAGGTCTTTATATGAAGGCGATGGTACTCGGCGCGTTTGAGGGCGATTTCCTCTTTGCCGTGGCTGCATTCGGCAAGTCGCCGCAGGAAGCAGGCGAGTGGAAGGCGACGCTTCCCGCGATCCGAACAGACGTGTGGAACTCGATCAAAACACCCGCCGAACGCGAGCAGCTTGTTCGCTTTTTAGCGGCAGGAGTCGTAGCTGAGAACCCGCAAAAATTCGGCCTCGAAAGCGAGCGGCCGCTCTCGGAATTTTACCGGATCGCGATGTAA
- a CDS encoding PDZ domain-containing protein, whose product MRKRWVFELKYAAGLIFSLGVLFFAAEAQIAADVASPAADAAKRRIDSFEKVWSTVNDKHYDPTFGGVDWASVKVKYEPLARAAKNDDELHDVLRKMLAELKLSHFGIHSGNPEFGSGAGEVGVELKSLRSGMTIFRVDLSSAAAKSGLKPGMIITSIDGKTSVDMIEKLESAIAGRDLTEGSRRIYRERMFEAALGGKPGSEVKIGIQELGKEPRTVSVTREEFAGEYSQPLGNFPAQPMKFESRRLEGNIGYISFNMWVIAQMPKLRAAMREHAEAAGIIIDLRGNPGGVGGMASGLAGMMLKEELSLGSMRSRESGMKFSVFPQPGAFNGPVAVLIDHGSGSTSEIFAAGLQDAGRITLIGERTAGAVLPSFFEKLPTGATFQYAVSDYRSPKDVLVEGRGVEPDIKAELDGESLAKGIDSQLQRAVEVLLKKGK is encoded by the coding sequence ATGAGAAAAAGGTGGGTTTTTGAACTAAAATATGCGGCCGGGCTGATCTTCTCGCTCGGCGTTCTTTTCTTTGCAGCCGAGGCTCAGATCGCGGCCGATGTTGCCAGTCCTGCTGCGGATGCGGCGAAGCGGCGGATAGATAGTTTTGAAAAGGTCTGGTCAACGGTCAACGATAAGCATTATGACCCGACTTTTGGCGGTGTGGATTGGGCATCCGTTAAGGTGAAATACGAGCCGCTTGCCCGGGCGGCGAAAAACGATGACGAGCTGCACGACGTGCTTCGCAAGATGCTGGCAGAGCTAAAGCTCTCGCATTTCGGCATTCATTCGGGCAATCCGGAGTTCGGTTCGGGAGCGGGTGAGGTCGGCGTAGAGCTGAAATCGCTTCGCTCGGGAATGACGATCTTTCGCGTCGATCTTAGTTCGGCAGCGGCGAAGTCTGGCCTAAAGCCCGGAATGATCATCACTTCGATAGACGGCAAAACATCTGTCGACATGATAGAAAAGCTCGAATCTGCTATCGCCGGGCGCGACCTGACCGAAGGTTCGCGGCGGATCTACCGTGAGCGAATGTTTGAAGCTGCTTTGGGCGGCAAGCCCGGGAGCGAGGTCAAGATCGGGATACAGGAGTTGGGCAAGGAACCAAGGACGGTAAGCGTCACCCGCGAAGAGTTTGCTGGCGAATATTCGCAGCCGCTCGGTAATTTTCCGGCACAGCCGATGAAGTTTGAATCGCGGCGGCTTGAGGGCAATATCGGTTATATCAGCTTCAATATGTGGGTCATCGCCCAGATGCCGAAGCTGCGTGCCGCTATGAGGGAACATGCTGAAGCGGCTGGAATTATAATAGATCTTCGCGGTAATCCGGGCGGTGTCGGCGGCATGGCAAGCGGGCTTGCAGGTATGATGCTGAAAGAAGAGCTGTCGCTTGGCTCGATGCGGTCGCGGGAAAGCGGGATGAAGTTTTCGGTCTTCCCGCAGCCAGGGGCGTTCAACGGGCCGGTCGCGGTCTTGATCGACCATGGCTCGGGCTCGACCAGTGAAATATTCGCCGCCGGACTTCAGGATGCAGGCCGAATCACACTAATCGGCGAACGCACAGCGGGAGCGGTTTTGCCGTCATTTTTTGAGAAGCTTCCGACGGGTGCGACGTTTCAATATGCCGTTTCGGATTACCGGTCACCGAAAGATGTGCTCGTCGAGGGCCGCGGCGTTGAGCCCGATATAAAGGCCGAGCTTGATGGCGAAAGCCTCGCCAAAGGGATCGATTCGCAGCTTCAGCGGGCGGTCGAGGTACTACTAAAAAAGGGGAAATAA
- the thiO gene encoding glycine oxidase ThiO: protein MNVLIIGGGVIGLAAARELRIAGAGRITVLEKGRAGMESSWAAAGMLAPDAETETVDAMYRLCRLSNEMYPEFAAALLDETGIDIELDRTGTICAAFSDDEADQLRERLSAQQNAGMQADFLSAEDVRKLEPSLSGDIVAGALCRDNGQVENRKLVQGLSEFARRNAIEVLEHSPVDELIIKNGETFGARSNGRIFEADAVVIAVGAWSSVLLQNRCPQVTPVKGQVIAYKNFSSLWHVVYGAGGYLVPRRDGRLLVGATVEDAGFNTDVTADGVLSLRSSAERLLPELAGREPVDKWAGLRPFAAGGEPLIGAVPGVRGLFVATGHYRNGILLAPVTAKLIAEAVLAGSVPDFARPFLPASGKEAAAS from the coding sequence ATGAACGTCCTCATCATCGGCGGTGGTGTTATCGGCCTGGCGGCAGCTCGTGAGCTGCGTATCGCCGGCGCCGGCCGCATCACCGTGCTCGAAAAAGGCCGGGCCGGAATGGAGTCATCGTGGGCTGCGGCGGGAATGCTCGCCCCGGACGCCGAAACCGAGACGGTCGATGCAATGTACCGGCTCTGCCGGTTGTCGAATGAGATGTATCCCGAATTTGCGGCGGCACTTCTCGATGAGACCGGCATTGATATCGAACTCGACCGGACGGGGACGATCTGTGCGGCGTTCTCTGACGATGAGGCCGATCAGCTTCGAGAACGTCTTTCGGCTCAGCAAAACGCCGGAATGCAGGCTGATTTCCTTTCGGCCGAAGATGTCCGAAAGCTCGAGCCGTCGCTTTCCGGAGATATCGTTGCCGGTGCGCTTTGTCGGGACAACGGTCAGGTTGAGAACCGCAAGCTCGTTCAGGGACTTTCGGAATTTGCCCGAAGAAACGCGATCGAAGTGCTTGAGCATTCGCCGGTCGATGAGTTGATCATCAAAAATGGCGAGACTTTCGGGGCACGATCTAATGGACGCATTTTTGAAGCTGATGCCGTTGTGATTGCAGTAGGGGCATGGTCTTCCGTTCTGCTTCAAAACCGGTGTCCGCAGGTCACTCCAGTTAAAGGTCAGGTAATCGCATACAAGAATTTTTCTTCCCTGTGGCACGTCGTTTACGGTGCGGGCGGCTATCTTGTGCCGCGACGAGACGGACGGCTCCTTGTCGGAGCGACGGTCGAGGACGCGGGTTTTAACACCGACGTTACGGCCGATGGTGTACTATCGTTGCGGAGCTCGGCGGAGCGGCTTTTGCCTGAGCTTGCGGGCCGCGAACCGGTTGATAAATGGGCAGGGCTCAGGCCTTTTGCGGCCGGAGGCGAGCCGTTGATCGGAGCTGTTCCCGGAGTTCGCGGGCTCTTTGTAGCGACCGGACATTACCGAAACGGCATCTTGCTCGCTCCCGTAACGGCAAAGTTGATCGCCGAGGCGGTGCTTGCGGGCTCGGTACCGGATTTCGCCCGGCCGTTTCTTCCTGCATCGGGCAAGGAGGCTGCGGCATCGTAA
- a CDS encoding DUF1929 domain-containing protein: MSFFRCLPALCRLSCALLVLLSLVLPAYPHEGHLKDKSSKAEIEKHRQTDFGFKGFDRLNLELQQSFEQFSNWENLAKNGEAAERQFNPNGHLVGSWSPTYQLPLVPIHVMLLPNGIVLMWDSVGDNPAESYPTHDFTRASVWDPATNLVSNVDNVQTGHNVFCAGFAHLPDGTPFLAGGNKNGNLDGIKRTHFFDQVTNLWSLGPDMHFERWYPSVTPLANGEMLITSGGPSSHEVYATDGTLRTLSNFTLSMPIYPWIQAAPNGKAFYFGPNPPMYYLETAGAGSSQSAGWRVDGIWRSYGSFAMYDVGRVVASGGSNSRRETVTVDFRDPSVSPVSVTAENMAFGRRQHNLTVLPDGKVLATGGLSSGANLVDLNASVLSAELWDPESGEWSTLSDASQKRQYHSTALLLPDGRVLTGGGGICGTCFNVGYLEKNMEIFTPPYLYDSDGSGNLAPRPEINSAPSAVEFDEVFAVGTPDAGAIEQVVMMRVSSVTHSVDFEQRRVPLEFTVAEGGLSVKAPRNANIAPPGYYMLFLIDENGVPSVAEMVKVEYGAGLGSPMIVKSSGGNQTANISWVPVPGATGYRVKYGVTPGNYTSILDYGANATSASFNGLPSWRYYFAVSAVGPNGENGDSNEQVVFANLAPTAAPIVIGGRIIDPEGRGISGSSITVTALGTGVSVPVVSNSFGHYLVPDIPAGRSYLVSVRAKGIDFPVSSRVISADDNVLDIDFVGMPVN, from the coding sequence ATGAGTTTTTTTCGTTGTTTGCCCGCACTTTGCAGGCTTTCCTGCGCCCTGCTCGTTCTCCTCTCTTTGGTTTTGCCCGCATACCCTCATGAGGGCCACCTTAAGGACAAGTCTTCAAAAGCTGAGATCGAAAAGCACCGGCAAACTGATTTCGGATTCAAAGGATTCGACCGGTTGAACCTCGAACTGCAGCAGAGCTTCGAGCAGTTTTCAAACTGGGAGAATCTGGCAAAGAACGGCGAAGCGGCCGAACGTCAGTTCAATCCGAACGGGCACTTGGTTGGCTCATGGTCGCCCACCTATCAATTGCCTTTGGTGCCGATCCACGTGATGCTGCTGCCTAACGGCATAGTCTTAATGTGGGATTCTGTTGGCGATAATCCGGCGGAAAGCTACCCTACGCATGACTTCACGCGGGCATCTGTATGGGATCCGGCAACCAATCTCGTTTCTAATGTAGATAATGTCCAGACCGGGCATAACGTCTTTTGTGCCGGGTTTGCCCACCTTCCGGACGGAACCCCCTTTTTAGCTGGGGGAAACAAGAACGGGAACCTCGACGGTATTAAAAGGACGCATTTCTTTGATCAAGTTACCAATCTGTGGTCGCTTGGCCCGGACATGCACTTCGAGCGCTGGTACCCTTCTGTAACCCCGTTAGCAAACGGCGAGATGTTGATCACCTCCGGCGGCCCATCAAGTCATGAAGTATATGCCACCGACGGAACACTTCGGACACTTAGCAATTTCACGCTTTCTATGCCGATCTATCCCTGGATACAGGCTGCCCCTAACGGCAAAGCATTTTACTTCGGCCCAAATCCACCGATGTATTACCTTGAGACTGCGGGAGCAGGATCAAGTCAAAGCGCCGGTTGGCGGGTCGACGGAATCTGGCGATCATACGGTTCCTTTGCAATGTATGATGTCGGCCGCGTTGTTGCGAGCGGCGGATCGAATTCGCGTCGGGAAACTGTTACGGTCGATTTCAGAGATCCGTCCGTAAGCCCAGTTTCGGTTACGGCGGAAAACATGGCGTTCGGCAGAAGGCAACATAATCTGACTGTTCTTCCCGATGGCAAGGTTCTCGCAACGGGCGGGTTGAGCAGCGGTGCGAATCTCGTTGATCTCAATGCCAGTGTGCTTTCGGCGGAGCTTTGGGACCCTGAGAGCGGCGAGTGGTCGACGTTAAGTGACGCCTCTCAAAAGCGGCAATACCATTCTACGGCATTGCTGCTACCCGACGGTAGAGTCTTGACCGGTGGCGGCGGCATCTGTGGAACCTGTTTCAATGTCGGATACCTTGAAAAGAATATGGAGATCTTCACGCCTCCATATCTTTATGACTCGGACGGGTCGGGCAACCTTGCTCCACGGCCGGAGATCAACTCGGCCCCCTCAGCAGTAGAATTCGATGAGGTATTTGCGGTCGGGACACCTGATGCTGGGGCGATCGAACAGGTCGTCATGATGCGGGTCTCATCAGTTACGCACTCGGTCGATTTCGAACAGAGACGGGTCCCACTCGAGTTTACGGTCGCCGAGGGCGGGCTATCGGTCAAGGCTCCGCGAAACGCGAACATAGCACCGCCGGGCTATTACATGTTGTTTCTCATTGACGAGAACGGCGTGCCGTCCGTGGCAGAGATGGTGAAGGTCGAATACGGTGCTGGCCTCGGTTCACCGATGATCGTCAAATCGAGCGGCGGAAACCAAACGGCGAACATCTCATGGGTCCCGGTGCCCGGAGCGACCGGCTATAGGGTCAAGTATGGAGTGACCCCGGGAAACTACACTTCGATCTTGGATTACGGCGCTAATGCCACCAGTGCATCATTTAATGGCCTGCCGTCATGGAGGTATTATTTCGCGGTTTCCGCGGTCGGTCCGAACGGCGAGAACGGGGATTCGAATGAGCAGGTCGTATTCGCTAATTTGGCCCCGACCGCAGCTCCGATCGTCATCGGAGGACGGATAATCGATCCTGAAGGCCGTGGGATAAGCGGATCATCGATAACCGTGACGGCCCTCGGTACGGGAGTAAGCGTCCCGGTCGTTTCGAATTCGTTCGGCCACTATTTGGTACCCGATATTCCCGCGGGGCGAAGCTACCTAGTTTCAGTTAGGGCAAAAGGCATCGATTTCCCGGTTTCGTCCCGGGTGATCTCTGCCGACGATAACGTGCTGGACATCGACTTTGTTGGAATGCCCGTAAATTGA
- a CDS encoding pyridoxal-phosphate dependent enzyme: MKYYENVLELIGNTPLVKVNNLARQFNVKSTILAKMESLNPGYSVKDRIGVSMVDWAETEGVLKPGGTLVEATSGNTGIGMALVAAVRGYKCIFVLTEKVSVEKMRYLKSLGADIVVCPAAAKPGTPDHYVETAKRISQETPNSFYPDQYNHPANPAAHYRTTGPELWRDTDGKITHFVASIGTGGTISGTGRYLKEQNPNVKIIGADPYGSIFKTYKDSGQVPEATPYLVEGIGQSLPVGNADMSVVDEVINVTDRESFDLARQLSRKEGIFCGGSTGTNFAAALKVAKESDENAVIVFIVCDTGEHYLSKFHSDEWMKEKLLLEPQKITAGLIVETKNGTAPGQLIFTGPDETVAAALARMSENGITQIPVIEDNRSVGSFRESRVLAKLLVDHSLLESKVSDVMEPSFPVVQVDSSINEIKAKLLESPAVVIEDFKRITGIITRSDVLELSS, translated from the coding sequence ATGAAATATTACGAAAACGTTCTTGAACTAATCGGCAACACACCCCTTGTCAAGGTCAACAATCTGGCCCGTCAGTTTAACGTCAAGTCAACGATTCTCGCAAAGATGGAGAGCCTGAATCCCGGATATTCGGTCAAGGACAGGATCGGCGTTTCGATGGTCGATTGGGCTGAAACGGAAGGCGTCCTGAAGCCCGGCGGCACGTTGGTCGAAGCGACCTCGGGAAATACCGGAATCGGAATGGCTCTTGTTGCCGCCGTTCGCGGATACAAGTGCATATTTGTTTTGACGGAGAAGGTTTCGGTCGAAAAAATGCGATACCTCAAGTCGCTCGGCGCCGATATCGTCGTATGCCCTGCGGCGGCCAAGCCGGGCACGCCTGATCATTATGTTGAGACGGCAAAGCGCATTTCGCAAGAAACACCGAACTCGTTTTATCCCGATCAGTACAACCACCCGGCAAACCCGGCGGCCCATTACCGGACGACCGGCCCCGAGCTGTGGCGGGATACGGACGGCAAGATAACCCATTTCGTGGCCAGCATCGGCACAGGCGGAACCATCAGCGGAACCGGCCGCTACCTAAAAGAACAAAACCCGAACGTAAAGATCATCGGTGCCGACCCTTACGGTTCGATCTTTAAGACCTACAAGGACTCGGGCCAAGTGCCCGAGGCAACGCCCTATCTGGTCGAAGGCATCGGGCAAAGCCTCCCGGTCGGCAATGCCGATATGAGTGTGGTGGACGAAGTGATCAACGTAACCGACCGCGAGTCCTTTGACCTCGCCCGCCAACTCTCGCGAAAGGAAGGCATTTTCTGCGGCGGCTCTACGGGAACGAACTTCGCCGCTGCCCTAAAGGTCGCAAAAGAATCGGACGAGAACGCCGTCATCGTTTTCATCGTATGCGATACGGGCGAGCATTATTTGTCCAAGTTCCATTCGGACGAATGGATGAAGGAGAAGCTGCTTCTTGAGCCTCAGAAGATTACGGCCGGGCTCATCGTAGAGACCAAGAACGGGACCGCTCCGGGTCAATTGATCTTTACCGGGCCTGATGAAACGGTTGCGGCCGCCCTTGCGAGAATGTCCGAAAATGGCATTACGCAGATACCTGTGATCGAAGATAACCGCTCGGTCGGAAGTTTCCGCGAAAGCCGCGTTTTGGCCAAGCTGCTTGTCGATCATTCCCTGCTCGAATCAAAGGTCAGCGATGTTATGGAGCCGAGCTTTCCGGTCGTGCAAGTTGATTCGAGCATCAACGAAATAAAGGCGAAGCTTTTGGAATCGCCCGCGGTTGTGATAGAAGACTTTAAGCGAATTACAGGGATCATTACGCGTTCGGATGTTTTGGAACTTTCAAGTTGA
- a CDS encoding class I SAM-dependent methyltransferase — MTAPKPADKRSKSKTESFYDSIAEVHNIALRVNGYRASVSKYLRSLDLGLTEESMVLDAGSGTGIITLGLEDSGVPHRGTIALDLSLHSLDIARSEFRRDKKTDDNRIEVVQGNVLELPFEDETFDLVITCGVLEYVSLEAGLAEMARVLNPGAKLVFIPVKPSLVGSMLEFLYKFKIHPIKDVRRISQKYFRIVGNHRFPLNEPISWSKTIFLLERI, encoded by the coding sequence ATGACCGCCCCAAAGCCCGCAGACAAACGTTCAAAAAGCAAGACGGAAAGCTTTTACGATAGCATCGCGGAAGTGCATAACATTGCCCTGCGGGTCAATGGCTATCGAGCTTCTGTGTCAAAATACCTTCGCTCGCTCGACCTCGGCCTGACGGAAGAATCAATGGTGCTTGACGCCGGGAGCGGCACCGGCATTATCACGCTCGGCCTAGAGGATTCCGGCGTCCCGCATCGCGGCACCATTGCTCTCGATCTTTCGCTCCACTCGCTCGACATCGCCCGGAGCGAGTTCCGCCGCGATAAAAAGACCGATGACAATCGCATCGAGGTAGTGCAAGGAAACGTGCTCGAACTTCCTTTCGAGGATGAAACTTTCGACCTCGTGATAACCTGCGGGGTGCTCGAGTACGTCTCGCTAGAAGCCGGCCTTGCCGAGATGGCACGCGTTCTAAATCCGGGAGCAAAGCTCGTCTTTATCCCTGTCAAGCCTTCGCTCGTCGGTTCGATGCTCGAATTTCTTTACAAATTCAAGATACATCCGATCAAAGATGTAAGACGGATTTCACAAAAGTATTTTAGGATAGTGGGCAATCATAGGTTCCCGTTAAACGAACCTATCTCGTGGTCAAAGACGATCTTTTTGCTTGAAAGGATCTGA
- a CDS encoding redoxin family protein has product MRTAVIFFIILSFAVADVAAQSRRARPTASPVAEVERSERPVRELYEEANGFRRKKFEEFAQKKIAYSEELRLVTEREQKQLAAKYAMAAEERTDLTTEDVYYKGLLHWISENLDRTAASLTEYLARKDTVGEKAQTARSLLVVIHAKQKNFEDATRFLAEYDGNEPRRASEVSRMNNELAKAYLAAQSPAKAVQFADRAYRTSKSMLADPSLKARGLDELLDNGMLLFESYRDSDKAPEAEVALTDLRKVAGGVGASDLFYYATDKLLVYRIDQGKKSAAMEGYMSALIEAGKVFSNKAVANDAIRRLKAREKHYKLMAEPAFELPSVDRWFPGEPQTIAALRGKVVLLDFWATWCGPCFDAFPHLTEWQRDYGDKGLVVLGVTRYYGRTEGFSVDNPNEIEFLKRFREKYRLPYDFVVTRDQQAQIQYGATALPTAVLIDRKGIIRFIESGSSPSRMEEMHRRIKALLDEK; this is encoded by the coding sequence ATGAGAACGGCAGTTATATTTTTTATCATTCTTTCATTTGCCGTCGCGGATGTGGCCGCCCAGTCGCGGCGTGCAAGGCCCACGGCGAGCCCGGTTGCAGAAGTCGAGCGAAGCGAACGGCCTGTCCGTGAGCTTTATGAAGAAGCGAATGGCTTTCGTCGCAAAAAGTTCGAGGAATTTGCCCAGAAAAAGATCGCATATTCTGAAGAGCTTAGGCTCGTCACCGAGCGTGAGCAGAAGCAGCTCGCTGCAAAGTATGCGATGGCGGCTGAGGAGCGGACCGACCTCACGACCGAGGACGTTTACTACAAGGGACTGCTTCATTGGATCTCAGAGAATCTCGACCGGACCGCCGCTTCGCTTACGGAATATCTTGCCCGGAAAGATACCGTCGGCGAGAAGGCCCAAACGGCACGTTCGCTCCTCGTCGTGATCCATGCAAAACAGAAGAACTTCGAGGACGCCACCCGTTTCCTAGCAGAATATGACGGAAACGAACCGCGGCGAGCTTCCGAAGTCTCGCGGATGAACAATGAACTCGCAAAGGCATATCTGGCCGCTCAAAGCCCAGCGAAGGCGGTCCAATTTGCCGACCGTGCCTATCGGACCTCGAAGTCGATGCTCGCCGACCCAAGCCTAAAGGCCCGAGGGCTCGACGAACTCCTCGACAACGGAATGCTGCTTTTTGAGAGCTATCGCGACTCCGATAAGGCCCCCGAGGCGGAAGTCGCGCTTACGGATCTTAGAAAGGTAGCCGGCGGCGTCGGAGCCTCAGACCTTTTTTATTACGCCACTGACAAGCTGTTGGTTTACCGCATCGACCAGGGTAAAAAGTCCGCCGCGATGGAAGGCTATATGTCCGCTCTGATCGAAGCGGGCAAGGTCTTTTCGAACAAGGCAGTCGCAAATGACGCGATCCGCCGTCTCAAAGCTCGCGAAAAGCATTACAAGCTGATGGCCGAGCCGGCCTTCGAGCTTCCGAGCGTAGACCGTTGGTTTCCTGGCGAGCCGCAGACGATCGCCGCGCTCCGCGGCAAGGTCGTTCTTCTCGATTTTTGGGCGACCTGGTGCGGGCCGTGCTTTGACGCGTTTCCGCACCTGACCGAGTGGCAGCGTGACTATGGTGATAAGGGACTGGTAGTACTCGGCGTCACGCGCTATTACGGACGGACCGAAGGATTTAGCGTTGATAATCCGAACGAGATCGAGTTCCTTAAGCGCTTTCGTGAAAAGTATCGCCTGCCTTATGATTTCGTTGTAACGCGTGACCAGCAGGCCCAAATACAGTATGGAGCAACGGCACTCCCGACCGCCGTCCTGATCGATCGAAAAGGGATCATAAGATTTATCGAGTCGGGTTCGAGTCCGAGCCGAATGGAGGAAATGCATCGCCGGATAAAGGCGTTGCTGGACGAAAAATGA
- a CDS encoding isocitrate dehydrogenase (NAD(+)), whose protein sequence is MKHNIALIPGDGIGPEITSATVRIIEAAGVEVEWSTHILGAQAQEKYGTTLPDDAISSIRQNKVALKGPIMTPVGKGFTSVNVGLRKALDLYANVRPVKALPNVPCRYPELDLVIVRENTEGLYSGIEHVVVPGVVESLKVITEKASTRIAKYAFEFARDNGRKKVTAVHKANIMKLSDGLFLECFYNVAKDFPDIEADDKIIDNCCMQLVMRPEQFDVLVMENLYGDILSDLCAGLIGGLGLAPGANIGEQGAVFEAVHGSAPDIAGQGIANPTAILMSGLMMLRHIGENDAAERAEKAMLAVFAEGKYLTRDLGGTTNTADFASAIIEKLRSTETAAA, encoded by the coding sequence ATGAAACACAACATCGCATTGATCCCGGGAGACGGCATTGGGCCGGAGATAACCTCGGCCACGGTTCGTATCATTGAAGCAGCAGGCGTGGAGGTCGAGTGGTCAACGCACATCCTCGGCGCTCAGGCGCAGGAGAAATACGGCACGACGCTGCCGGATGACGCCATTAGCTCGATCCGACAGAATAAAGTGGCCCTCAAGGGGCCGATAATGACCCCGGTTGGGAAGGGGTTCACCTCGGTCAATGTGGGCCTGAGGAAGGCTCTTGATCTTTACGCCAACGTCCGGCCGGTAAAGGCTCTGCCGAACGTGCCTTGTCGCTACCCGGAACTCGACCTCGTGATCGTCCGCGAAAACACCGAAGGGCTTTATTCGGGCATTGAGCACGTTGTCGTTCCCGGTGTGGTTGAGAGCCTTAAGGTGATCACCGAGAAGGCTTCGACGCGGATCGCAAAATATGCGTTTGAATTTGCCCGCGATAACGGCCGCAAAAAAGTAACCGCCGTTCACAAGGCGAATATAATGAAGCTCTCGGACGGGCTTTTCCTCGAGTGCTTCTATAACGTCGCGAAAGATTTTCCTGACATCGAGGCGGACGACAAGATCATCGACAACTGCTGCATGCAGCTTGTAATGCGGCCGGAGCAGTTCGATGTTCTCGTAATGGAAAATCTTTACGGCGACATTCTCTCGGATCTTTGCGCCGGACTGATCGGCGGGCTCGGGCTTGCGCCGGGCGCGAACATCGGCGAGCAGGGAGCGGTCTTTGAAGCGGTTCACGGCTCGGCACCGGATATTGCGGGGCAGGGCATCGCCAACCCGACGGCGATCCTGATGTCCGGTTTGATGATGCTTCGCCACATCGGCGAAAATGACGCAGCGGAAAGAGCGGAAAAGGCAATGCTCGCGGTTTTCGCCGAGGGCAAATACCTTACTCGCGACCTAGGCGGCACGACCAACACCGCCGACTTTGCTTCGGCAATCATCGAGAAACTTCGTTCCACCGAAACTGCCGCGGCCTAA